The following proteins come from a genomic window of Gordonia westfalica:
- a CDS encoding oxidoreductase — MTDAGLFRLSVPKRYGGYETSVRTMLDVSAAVAEADGGTSWIVTLTNVCNWLVGLMSQEAQDEVFGADPDARVSGVLAPTAETRKVDGGYRVSGKWYYNSGSHQCTWAVMGIPITDGDGNVVDQGCALIPRSDLAFEDTWFVAGMRSSGSNCFIADDVFVPDHRIISVPPAIGGTYPTPHTDEVLYRSALVPVLALVLIGPQLGMGRAALDFVVDKAAKKPISYTFFGSQKDSTAFQLQVAEASRLIDTAHLHAYRAAADIDDAAARGEYPDYLVRARVRSDTGYVAECITHAIDILLSAHGAGSFAETSPLQRTWRDSATAARHAIVSPAVSFEAYGKALLGVDEPITPMI, encoded by the coding sequence CTGACCGACGCCGGACTGTTCCGGCTTTCGGTACCGAAACGCTATGGCGGATACGAGACCTCGGTTCGAACGATGCTGGACGTGTCCGCTGCAGTCGCCGAAGCCGACGGAGGTACGAGTTGGATTGTCACCCTCACCAACGTCTGCAACTGGCTCGTCGGGCTGATGTCGCAGGAAGCCCAGGACGAGGTGTTCGGCGCCGACCCCGACGCCCGCGTGTCCGGGGTCCTCGCCCCGACAGCCGAGACCCGCAAAGTCGACGGCGGCTACCGCGTCTCTGGCAAGTGGTACTACAACTCCGGCTCCCACCAGTGCACCTGGGCAGTCATGGGCATACCGATCACCGACGGCGACGGCAATGTCGTCGATCAGGGTTGCGCGCTCATCCCGCGCTCGGACCTGGCGTTCGAGGACACCTGGTTCGTCGCCGGCATGCGGTCGTCGGGCAGCAACTGCTTCATCGCCGACGATGTGTTCGTTCCCGATCACCGGATCATCAGTGTGCCGCCCGCGATCGGCGGCACATACCCGACTCCGCACACCGACGAGGTCCTCTACCGGTCGGCACTCGTACCCGTCCTCGCACTCGTGCTGATCGGACCGCAGCTCGGAATGGGCAGGGCTGCACTCGACTTCGTCGTCGACAAGGCTGCCAAGAAGCCGATCTCGTACACCTTCTTCGGCTCGCAGAAGGACTCGACGGCGTTTCAGCTCCAGGTCGCCGAGGCGTCGCGGCTCATCGACACGGCCCACCTGCACGCGTACCGCGCGGCCGCCGATATCGACGATGCCGCCGCGCGAGGTGAGTACCCGGACTACCTGGTGCGCGCACGAGTCCGCTCCGACACCGGGTATGTCGCCGAGTGCATCACCCACGCCATCGACATCCTGCTGTCCGCACACGGTGCGGGCTCCTTCGCCGAGACGAGTCCGCTGCAGCGGACCTGGCGCGACTCGGCGACCGCAGCACGACATGCAATCGTCTCTCCCGCAGTCAGTTTCGAGGCATACGGCAAGGCGCTCCTGGGCGTCGACGAGCCGATCACCCCGATGATCTGA
- a CDS encoding fumarylacetoacetate hydrolase family protein, with amino-acid sequence MRIANHDGRATLVTGDNGAEHGIDVATASGGRFGPDLHSLYDNWTAFITWAADSDISDAEPVEIDRSLLGAPSPAPRQVFAVGLNYDSHASESGFDSPTHLPPVFTKYVSSFSGPDTTVTIPEGGSVDWEVELVVVIGRETRGVGAGDAWNHIAGLTVGQDISERVGQLRGPAPQFGLGKSHPGFSPQGPWLVTPDHLPDPDDLELGCAIDGEGMQKGRTRDLIFPVPALVAELSRNVTLYPGDVIFTGTPAGVGAARDPKRFLAPGEQLDSWITGIGELHQTFIASHEDTP; translated from the coding sequence ATGCGAATCGCAAACCACGATGGTCGCGCAACCCTGGTGACCGGCGACAACGGTGCCGAGCACGGCATCGATGTCGCCACCGCCTCCGGCGGCCGCTTTGGCCCTGATCTCCATTCTCTCTACGACAACTGGACCGCATTCATCACGTGGGCAGCCGATTCCGACATCTCCGACGCCGAGCCCGTCGAGATCGACCGCTCCCTCCTCGGCGCCCCGTCGCCAGCACCGCGGCAGGTCTTCGCCGTCGGACTCAACTACGACTCACATGCGTCGGAGTCCGGCTTCGACTCCCCCACCCACCTTCCGCCGGTGTTCACCAAGTACGTGTCCAGCTTTTCCGGACCGGACACCACGGTGACGATCCCCGAAGGCGGTTCCGTCGACTGGGAGGTCGAGCTGGTCGTCGTCATCGGTCGCGAAACACGCGGCGTCGGTGCGGGCGACGCGTGGAACCACATCGCAGGATTGACAGTCGGTCAGGACATCTCCGAACGGGTCGGCCAACTGCGCGGTCCGGCACCCCAGTTCGGGCTCGGGAAGTCGCATCCGGGATTCTCGCCGCAGGGACCGTGGCTGGTCACACCCGACCACCTCCCCGATCCCGACGACCTCGAACTGGGTTGCGCCATCGACGGTGAGGGCATGCAGAAGGGACGCACCCGCGATCTCATCTTCCCGGTTCCCGCACTCGTCGCCGAGCTCTCCCGCAATGTCACTCTCTATCCCGGCGACGTCATCTTCACCGGGACACCCGCGGGAGTCGGCGCAGCCCGTGACCCGAAACGATTCCTCGCCCCCGGCGAGCAGCTCGACAGTTGGATCACCGGAATCGGCGAACTCCACCAGACCTTCATCGCATCCCACGAGGACACACCATGA
- a CDS encoding VOC family protein encodes MTLHRLASVTIGVPNVAQTAEYYDEFGLTPEADGWFSTTDGGRQLRIVETPARRLVAMTIGADHPDDLDRIAHNLSELDIPFRRNASQVTAIEVATEVTVTVDVQPRITQRPVDPTPYNGPGRIDRGTGRAPGVLRDDAIRPRKLGHAVLGSTDHVVTQRFFTHGLGFKISDEVPGLAAFLRCSTDHHNVLVQQSPVNFLHHTSWQVDDVDEVGRGAMRMLEADPDRHVWGLGRHYAGSNFFWYLKDPAGNFSEYYSDMDSIVDDQLWTPEVVEGAKGLFSWGPPPPPSFLAPEDLASLMTGAHSAV; translated from the coding sequence ATGACTCTCCATCGACTCGCCTCGGTCACCATCGGTGTGCCGAATGTCGCGCAGACCGCTGAGTACTACGACGAATTCGGACTCACTCCCGAAGCCGACGGCTGGTTCTCCACCACCGATGGTGGCCGCCAGCTCCGCATCGTCGAGACCCCAGCGCGGCGCCTGGTCGCGATGACCATCGGCGCCGATCATCCCGATGACCTCGATCGCATTGCGCACAACCTGTCCGAGCTCGACATCCCGTTCCGTCGCAACGCCTCTCAGGTCACCGCGATCGAGGTGGCCACCGAGGTGACCGTGACGGTCGACGTGCAACCGCGCATCACCCAGCGCCCCGTCGACCCGACGCCGTACAACGGTCCCGGCCGGATCGATCGCGGCACCGGCCGCGCGCCCGGGGTACTCCGCGACGACGCGATCCGGCCGCGGAAGCTGGGACACGCCGTCCTCGGCAGCACCGATCACGTGGTCACCCAACGGTTCTTCACCCACGGTCTCGGCTTCAAGATCAGCGACGAGGTCCCCGGCCTCGCGGCGTTCCTCCGCTGTTCCACCGACCACCACAATGTTCTCGTGCAGCAGTCGCCGGTGAACTTCCTGCACCACACGTCGTGGCAGGTCGACGATGTCGACGAGGTGGGCCGCGGCGCGATGCGCATGCTCGAAGCCGATCCCGACCGCCACGTCTGGGGTCTCGGCCGCCACTACGCAGGATCCAACTTCTTCTGGTACCTCAAGGATCCGGCGGGCAATTTCAGTGAGTACTACTCCGACATGGATTCGATCGTCGACGATCAGCTGTGGACTCCCGAAGTCGTCGAAGGCGCGAAGGGACTGTTCAGCTGGGGCCCGCCCCCGCCGCCGTCGTTCCTCGCACCTGAAGATCTCGCCTCCCTGATGACCGGCGCCCACAGCGCGGTCTGA
- a CDS encoding acetoacetate--CoA ligase, translating to MSCSPPPIWQPDAVSASHIGEFAERVESSTGQHVRDYRDLWHWSVDQPAAFWSSVVDHFDVLVDDVPDDILPDPTMPGAQWFPGAHINYAEHALRRRGSAAAVIAVDEAGTTTHVSRDELRGMVGAVQQWLRDHGVTRGDRVVGYLPNSLPALVCMLATTASGAIWSACGQDYGAAGAGARLAQLDPVVLIADDGYHWNGVAHDRRDDVAQLMSQMPHLRGVLHVQTLDTAAANRNSTLSRWDDVISHPREPVFTRVEFNEPLWVLFSSGTTGAPKGIMHSHGGVTLDHLKLLGLHNDLGEGDCFFWYTTTNWMMWNLVASGLLVGSTVVLYDGAPTHPDPARLWNIVAEHRVTMMGLSPGYLAASEKAGIRPRVDLDLSSLRAIGSTGAPLPAHAYHWVRDNVGASIQLASTSGGTDVVSGFAGSAPTTPIWPGEISAPLLGVNLQAWDDLGKSVIDEVGELVIVSPMPSMPVAFWNDPDGHRYRDAYFDTYPGVWRHGDWITLTDRGSVIISGRSDATLNRQGVRLGSADIYEVVDALAQIRESLVVGVELDADKYWMPLFVVMADGHVLDDNLRRRIVEELRTHASPRHVPDDIIDVPAIPHTRTGKKLEIPVKRLIQGRPSSQVIGVDTVDDPEALDHFRRFAVTSKSPR from the coding sequence ATGTCATGCTCGCCACCGCCGATCTGGCAACCCGACGCCGTCTCCGCCTCGCACATCGGAGAGTTCGCCGAGCGTGTCGAATCCTCGACCGGACAGCACGTTCGGGATTATCGCGACCTGTGGCATTGGTCGGTGGACCAGCCGGCCGCGTTCTGGTCCAGCGTTGTCGACCACTTCGACGTACTCGTCGACGACGTGCCCGACGACATCCTCCCCGATCCGACGATGCCGGGCGCGCAATGGTTTCCGGGAGCCCACATCAACTATGCGGAACACGCGCTGCGCCGGCGAGGTTCCGCCGCCGCGGTGATCGCCGTCGACGAAGCCGGCACCACAACGCACGTGTCCCGAGACGAACTCCGCGGCATGGTCGGCGCTGTCCAGCAGTGGCTGCGGGATCACGGTGTCACCCGGGGTGACCGGGTGGTCGGCTACCTACCGAACTCGCTTCCCGCGCTCGTCTGCATGCTGGCGACAACGGCGTCGGGGGCGATCTGGTCGGCGTGCGGCCAGGACTACGGGGCCGCCGGCGCCGGTGCCCGCCTGGCACAACTCGACCCCGTGGTTCTGATCGCCGACGACGGTTACCACTGGAACGGCGTCGCACACGATCGACGGGACGACGTCGCACAGCTCATGTCCCAGATGCCTCACCTGCGTGGGGTCTTGCACGTGCAGACCTTGGATACTGCCGCAGCGAACAGGAATTCGACGCTGTCGAGGTGGGATGACGTCATCTCGCATCCCCGCGAACCCGTGTTCACGCGGGTCGAGTTCAACGAACCGCTGTGGGTCCTGTTCTCATCCGGCACAACCGGTGCGCCGAAAGGCATCATGCACTCGCATGGCGGCGTGACGCTCGACCACTTGAAGCTCCTCGGACTACACAACGATCTCGGGGAAGGAGACTGCTTCTTCTGGTACACAACGACCAACTGGATGATGTGGAATCTCGTGGCGTCCGGCTTGCTGGTCGGCAGCACGGTCGTCCTCTACGACGGCGCTCCGACCCACCCTGACCCGGCACGATTGTGGAACATCGTCGCCGAGCACAGGGTGACGATGATGGGACTGAGTCCGGGCTATCTGGCAGCGAGCGAGAAGGCAGGCATACGGCCCCGCGTCGACCTCGACCTGTCGTCGTTGCGGGCCATCGGTTCCACCGGCGCGCCGCTACCCGCACATGCCTACCACTGGGTGCGCGACAATGTGGGAGCGTCCATCCAGCTCGCGTCCACCAGCGGCGGTACCGACGTGGTGAGCGGTTTCGCCGGCTCCGCGCCCACCACGCCCATCTGGCCGGGTGAGATCTCCGCACCGCTGCTCGGGGTGAACCTGCAGGCGTGGGACGACCTGGGTAAGAGCGTGATCGACGAGGTCGGTGAACTGGTGATCGTTTCCCCCATGCCGTCGATGCCCGTCGCCTTCTGGAACGACCCCGACGGACATCGCTACCGGGACGCCTACTTCGACACCTACCCCGGTGTATGGCGCCACGGTGACTGGATCACCCTCACCGACCGCGGTTCGGTCATCATCTCCGGTCGATCCGACGCGACACTCAACCGACAGGGCGTCAGACTCGGCAGCGCCGACATCTACGAGGTGGTCGACGCTCTGGCACAGATCCGCGAATCCCTCGTCGTCGGCGTCGAACTCGACGCAGACAAATACTGGATGCCGTTGTTCGTCGTCATGGCGGACGGCCACGTGCTCGACGATAACCTGCGCCGGCGGATAGTCGAGGAACTCCGCACCCATGCATCGCCTCGGCACGTTCCCGACGACATCATCGACGTGCCCGCCATTCCGCACACCCGGACCGGCAAGAAACTAGAGATCCCGGTGAAACGACTCATCCAGGGTCGGCCGTCGAGTCAGGTGATCGGCGTCGACACCGTCGACGATCCCGAAGCCCTCGACCATTTTCGTCGTTTCGCGGTCACGTCGAAGTCCCCGAGGTGA
- a CDS encoding vitamin-B12 independent methionine synthase has translation MRSYRVHLVAADRRRDPVTTSGLPTGVGTGVGSMPGADPRAAAAVVNGELDLAHLVELPGRGLGSDLIGRMAAILVDLPMDTAIWGYRLAQRESQLTRRARDFLKEDLDVVEELWETAGFVGTGRPFKVQVAGPFTTSASVELPNGHRVLKDPGAVRDIVASTAEGLREHVGEVTRRLGARVVVQIDEPMIGRVIDGTVKPLTRFDPIRAIPAIEAARALTELIGLLDVPVVLHDCSRPRWDLLEHLRGVAYSIDVTAPTDADLDGIGMLIDRGDVLVAGRVQSTAPKHPVNADTVATGLAAITDRIGLNRKVLSENVVVTPTCGLAGASESWAKTALSVCAAAGQLLAGDPTAL, from the coding sequence ATGCGGTCGTATCGCGTCCACCTCGTCGCAGCCGACCGCCGTCGCGACCCGGTGACCACTTCCGGTCTGCCCACCGGCGTCGGAACCGGCGTGGGCTCGATGCCCGGCGCCGACCCGCGCGCGGCAGCGGCGGTGGTCAACGGCGAACTCGACCTCGCCCACCTCGTCGAGCTTCCCGGTCGTGGACTGGGCTCCGATCTGATCGGCCGGATGGCCGCGATCCTCGTCGACCTCCCGATGGACACCGCGATCTGGGGATACCGTCTGGCGCAGCGGGAGTCCCAGCTGACGCGACGGGCCCGGGACTTCCTCAAAGAGGATCTCGACGTCGTCGAGGAGCTGTGGGAGACAGCGGGATTCGTCGGCACCGGCCGACCGTTCAAGGTCCAGGTCGCCGGTCCGTTCACCACGTCGGCCTCGGTGGAACTGCCCAACGGTCATCGTGTGCTGAAGGATCCGGGCGCGGTCCGCGACATCGTGGCGTCGACCGCGGAAGGGCTTCGCGAACACGTCGGCGAGGTCACCCGGCGCCTGGGCGCCCGGGTCGTGGTCCAGATCGACGAACCGATGATCGGCCGGGTCATCGACGGAACCGTCAAACCCCTCACACGATTCGACCCGATACGCGCCATCCCGGCGATCGAGGCGGCGCGGGCCCTCACCGAGCTGATCGGACTCCTCGACGTGCCGGTGGTGCTCCACGACTGCAGCCGGCCGCGCTGGGACCTCCTCGAACACCTTCGGGGAGTGGCATATTCGATCGACGTCACCGCTCCCACCGACGCCGACCTCGACGGCATCGGGATGCTGATCGACCGCGGGGACGTGCTGGTCGCCGGCCGGGTGCAGTCCACCGCGCCGAAGCATCCGGTCAACGCCGACACCGTGGCGACCGGCCTCGCCGCGATCACCGACCGCATCGGCCTCAACCGGAAAGTGTTGTCGGAGAACGTCGTCGTCACACCCACCTGCGGGTTGGCCGGGGCGTCGGAGAGCTGGGCGAAGACGGCGCTCTCGGTCTGTGCCGCGGCGGGTCAACTCCTCGCCGGCGACCCGACTGCGTTGTAG
- the mnmA gene encoding tRNA 2-thiouridine(34) synthase MnmA: MRVLAAMSGGVDSAVAAARAVEAGHEVVGVHLALSTAPGALRTGSRGCCSREDASDARRAADVLGIPFYVWDFADRFKDDVIDEFVEAYAAGRTPNPCLTCNEKIKFAALADKAIALGFDALATGHYAQLVDGELRRAVDDDKDQSYVLAVLTREQLSRALFPIGDTPKSEIRAEAARRGLAVADKPDSHDICFIPSGDTRAFLGSKIGIRPGAVVDASSGERLADHDGVHGFTIGQRKGLGIDAPAADGKPRYVTEIDPESGTVTVGTAADLQVWGITATRAVWTSGITPDEPFEAMVQVRAHGGLAPVRATPTIVAGEPAIDIVLHEPLTGVARGQAAVLYLPDAERGDQVVGCGRIASTSSQPTAVATR, from the coding sequence ATGCGCGTACTGGCAGCGATGAGCGGCGGCGTCGACTCGGCGGTGGCGGCCGCACGTGCCGTCGAGGCCGGCCACGAGGTCGTCGGCGTCCATCTCGCGCTCTCGACCGCGCCGGGCGCCCTGCGCACCGGGTCGCGCGGCTGCTGTTCGCGGGAGGATGCCTCCGACGCCCGTCGTGCCGCGGACGTGCTCGGAATCCCGTTCTACGTCTGGGATTTCGCCGACCGGTTCAAGGACGACGTCATCGACGAGTTCGTCGAGGCCTACGCCGCCGGGCGCACGCCCAACCCGTGCCTGACATGCAACGAGAAGATCAAGTTCGCCGCACTCGCAGACAAGGCGATCGCACTCGGCTTCGATGCACTCGCCACCGGTCACTACGCGCAGCTCGTGGACGGCGAACTGCGCCGGGCGGTCGACGACGACAAGGACCAGTCCTACGTGCTCGCCGTCCTGACCCGTGAGCAGCTCTCCCGTGCGCTCTTCCCGATCGGGGACACCCCGAAGAGCGAGATCCGGGCCGAGGCCGCGCGACGCGGTCTAGCCGTGGCCGACAAGCCCGACTCGCACGACATCTGCTTCATCCCCAGCGGTGACACCCGCGCGTTCCTCGGTTCCAAGATCGGGATTCGTCCGGGCGCGGTGGTCGACGCCTCGTCCGGCGAGCGTCTGGCCGACCACGACGGTGTCCACGGCTTCACCATCGGACAGCGCAAGGGCCTCGGCATCGACGCCCCCGCCGCGGACGGCAAGCCCCGCTACGTCACCGAGATCGACCCGGAGTCGGGCACGGTCACGGTCGGAACCGCAGCAGACCTGCAGGTCTGGGGCATCACCGCGACCCGTGCGGTCTGGACGTCGGGCATCACCCCCGACGAGCCGTTCGAGGCGATGGTCCAGGTGCGCGCCCATGGCGGGCTCGCACCGGTGAGGGCGACCCCGACCATCGTCGCCGGCGAACCCGCGATCGACATCGTCCTGCACGAGCCGCTGACCGGCGTCGCACGCGGTCAGGCGGCCGTCCTGTACCTGCCCGACGCGGAGCGCGGAGACCAGGTCGTCGGATGCGGTCGTATCGCGTCCACCTCGTCGCAGCCGACCGCCGTCGCGACCCGGTGA
- a CDS encoding cysteine desulfurase family protein codes for MPLSTRVPPRTSVYLDHAASTQMLPEAVEAMTAVFGDPGNASSLHGSGRTARRRLEEAREAIAAALGARPSEVIFTGGGTEADNLAVKGIYWARRRADEQRRRIIVSAVEHHAVLDPAQWLAADAGAELVVLPVDADGVVSPADLRAELEAHADQTALISVMWANNEVGSIQPIAEISALGAEFGVPVHSDAIQAAGHLPIDFAASGLSALSIAAHKFGGPQGVGALLLGREVACVPLQHGGGHERDVRSGTQDVAGAAGMAAALTWGVEHMDENTTRVRAHASRLAEILLGVEGTVRNGADADARLPGNVHVSFAGCEGDSLLMLLDAKGIECSTGSACTAGVAQASHVLLAMGLDMADARSSLRFSLSHTTTDADIDAVAQVIDEVVDRARAAGLVSAPGGKVL; via the coding sequence ATGCCTCTGTCAACCCGCGTGCCGCCGCGCACGTCCGTCTACCTCGACCACGCTGCTTCGACGCAGATGCTGCCCGAAGCCGTCGAGGCGATGACGGCTGTCTTCGGCGACCCGGGTAACGCGTCCTCGCTGCACGGATCAGGCCGGACCGCCCGACGCCGCCTCGAGGAGGCGCGCGAGGCGATCGCCGCCGCGCTCGGTGCGCGACCGTCGGAGGTCATCTTCACCGGCGGGGGTACCGAAGCCGACAATCTCGCGGTCAAGGGCATCTATTGGGCCCGACGCCGCGCCGACGAACAGCGTCGTCGCATCATCGTGTCCGCGGTCGAGCACCACGCCGTTCTCGACCCCGCGCAGTGGCTCGCCGCCGACGCCGGAGCCGAGTTGGTGGTGTTGCCCGTCGACGCCGACGGAGTGGTGTCACCCGCCGATCTCCGTGCCGAGCTGGAGGCGCACGCCGATCAGACGGCTCTCATCTCGGTCATGTGGGCCAACAACGAGGTGGGTTCCATCCAGCCGATCGCCGAGATCTCGGCACTCGGGGCCGAGTTCGGTGTACCGGTGCATTCCGACGCCATCCAGGCCGCCGGTCATCTGCCGATCGACTTCGCGGCCAGCGGACTCTCGGCACTGAGCATCGCCGCCCACAAGTTCGGCGGCCCCCAGGGCGTCGGTGCGCTCCTGCTCGGTCGGGAGGTCGCCTGCGTCCCGCTGCAGCACGGCGGTGGCCACGAACGTGACGTGCGGTCGGGCACGCAGGACGTCGCCGGTGCCGCCGGCATGGCTGCCGCGCTGACCTGGGGCGTCGAGCACATGGACGAGAACACCACCCGCGTACGCGCCCATGCGTCGCGGCTCGCCGAGATCCTGCTCGGCGTCGAGGGCACGGTACGCAACGGCGCGGACGCCGACGCACGCCTGCCCGGCAACGTCCACGTCTCCTTCGCCGGTTGCGAGGGGGACTCCCTGTTGATGCTCCTCGACGCCAAGGGCATCGAGTGCTCCACCGGTTCCGCCTGCACGGCGGGTGTCGCGCAGGCCAGCCACGTCTTGCTCGCCATGGGACTCGACATGGCCGACGCCCGGTCGTCGCTGCGCTTCTCGCTCTCCCACACGACCACCGACGCCGACATCGACGCGGTGGCCCAGGTCATCGACGAGGTCGTGGATCGTGCTCGCGCCGCCGGCCTCGTCTCCGCACCCGGCGGAAAGGTTCTGTGA
- a CDS encoding DUF4334 domain-containing protein, which yields MTSTMTREAARAKFFELRDAEGLVDDAVLDTVWAGLATLRPEEMFGAWKGGEFTTGHAVNGVLGKANWFGKTFTSRSDVQPLVCRDENGKLFSNVKLGKGEASLWAIEFRGEITASMIYDGQPIVDHFKRVDDTTVMGIMNGKGGVVDGRHLYFYLERV from the coding sequence ATGACGTCCACCATGACCCGAGAAGCGGCCCGCGCCAAATTCTTCGAGCTGCGGGACGCGGAAGGCCTCGTCGACGACGCGGTCCTCGACACCGTGTGGGCGGGACTCGCGACGCTGCGTCCAGAGGAGATGTTCGGCGCCTGGAAGGGCGGCGAGTTCACCACCGGCCACGCCGTCAACGGCGTACTGGGAAAGGCCAACTGGTTCGGTAAGACCTTCACCTCGCGCAGTGATGTGCAGCCGCTGGTCTGCCGGGACGAGAACGGCAAGCTGTTCTCCAACGTCAAGCTCGGCAAGGGCGAGGCGAGCCTGTGGGCGATCGAGTTCCGCGGCGAGATCACCGCGTCGATGATCTACGACGGCCAGCCGATCGTCGATCACTTCAAGCGCGTCGACGACACCACCGTCATGGGCATCATGAACGGCAAGGGCGGCGTCGTCGACGGACGTCACCTGTACTTCTACCTCGAACGCGTCTGA